In the genome of Thermosphaera aggregans DSM 11486, one region contains:
- a CDS encoding glycosyltransferase family A protein translates to MRKICVYGTVYNNVPTVEESIKSVWKPEYEIVIVDNYSTDGTWEKLLGLRKEYNLRAYRYRCSRGLGRNIALHMCPENSITAYFDLDTRYNYAYHKIIEASQAYGSMSAPGLVVVEKEFALRRGE, encoded by the coding sequence TTGCGGAAAATCTGTGTTTACGGAACAGTTTACAACAATGTCCCTACGGTCGAGGAGAGCATTAAGTCGGTTTGGAAACCCGAGTATGAAATCGTGATAGTGGATAACTACTCCACTGATGGCACATGGGAGAAACTGCTAGGGCTTAGAAAGGAGTATAATCTTAGAGCTTACAGGTACAGATGTAGCAGAGGGCTCGGCAGAAACATAGCTCTTCACATGTGTCCAGAAAACTCCATAACAGCATACTTCGATTTAGATACAAGGTATAATTATGCATATCATAAAATAATTGAAGCGTCCCAAGCCTACGGCTCTATGTCAGCCCCCGGCTTAGTGGTCGTTGAAAAAGAGTTCGCTCTCAGGAGAGGTGAGTGA
- a CDS encoding glycosyltransferase → MKTIIFHPLLEVGGGAEKLALEMHRALLELGYESRLITFVIDEERLEKTVELLTPGFKPVLDVYELPLYSELLDTLTLGLTRGRLVMLRRALLIKTLLSHVKRNPGELFIDTASHVPTPVDIAYVHVPLVLPSVNTGLVRKTYNWLVRRVADSLTGDTGLVLVNSSWTRRVFESVYGSRYRVRVLHPPVDVEYFYSNNAKRDKLIVTVSRFSPEKKLESILTVARHLTDYKFYIIGSATRASGKVLAELRRRIERNGLENVEIKTNMPRVELKAVLARAMFYLHPPYPEHFGLSVAEAVAAGAIPIVYKDGGAWTDIVSVIAQDLGYVKIEEVPGIVRRFEDKFELVNQLRTRGHEVASRFKYENFKHGVAEVIKQFNP, encoded by the coding sequence GTGAAAACAATAATCTTCCACCCGCTTCTAGAAGTGGGAGGCGGGGCTGAGAAGCTCGCGCTCGAGATGCATAGAGCTCTTCTCGAACTGGGCTACGAGTCAAGGCTGATCACCTTCGTTATTGACGAGGAAAGGCTTGAAAAAACTGTTGAACTATTAACCCCGGGGTTTAAACCCGTACTAGATGTTTACGAATTACCATTGTACAGTGAGTTATTGGATACCCTAACGTTAGGTTTAACTCGTGGTAGGCTGGTGATGTTAAGAAGGGCTTTGCTAATTAAAACCCTGCTCAGTCATGTTAAGAGGAACCCCGGGGAATTATTCATAGATACAGCCTCCCATGTTCCAACGCCCGTAGACATAGCGTATGTTCACGTCCCTCTCGTACTACCCTCCGTTAACACCGGGTTGGTGAGGAAAACCTATAACTGGCTTGTGAGAAGGGTCGCTGATTCTCTAACAGGCGATACAGGGCTTGTCCTCGTTAACAGTTCATGGACTAGGAGAGTGTTCGAATCAGTCTACGGGTCAAGGTATAGGGTGAGGGTTCTCCACCCTCCCGTGGATGTGGAATACTTCTACAGCAATAATGCGAAAAGGGATAAATTGATTGTTACTGTGTCAAGGTTCAGCCCCGAGAAGAAGCTTGAAAGCATTCTTACGGTAGCAAGGCACCTAACCGACTACAAGTTCTACATCATAGGGTCTGCGACGAGGGCTTCGGGAAAAGTGTTGGCGGAGCTCAGGAGGAGGATTGAGAGGAATGGTCTTGAAAACGTTGAGATTAAGACTAACATGCCGAGAGTCGAGTTGAAAGCGGTCTTGGCGAGAGCAATGTTCTACCTGCACCCACCTTACCCAGAGCACTTCGGGCTCTCCGTGGCCGAGGCTGTTGCAGCTGGAGCTATCCCAATTGTTTACAAGGATGGAGGGGCTTGGACTGATATTGTGTCAGTTATCGCACAGGACTTAGGGTACGTCAAGATCGAAGAAGTACCTGGAATAGTCAGAAGGTTTGAGGATAAATTCGAGCTAGTTAACCAGCTCAGAACCCGTGGGCATGAAGTAGCTTCACGATTTAAGTATGAAAACTTTAAGCATGGAGTTGCTGAAGTAATTAAACAATTCAACCCTTAA